In Caldisericaceae bacterium, a single genomic region encodes these proteins:
- a CDS encoding DUF1659 domain-containing protein, translating to MTVAENLGSLEIEFTSGTTTRREIIRNIRATATDQDLYDIAVAIANF from the coding sequence ATGACTGTAGCGGAGAATTTAGGAAGTTTAGAGATTGAGTTTACATCTGGAACAACTACAAGAAGAGAGATCATTAGGAACATTAGAGCCACTGCAACCGACCAAGACCTTTATGACATAGCTGTTGCAATTGCTAACTTTTAG